A part of Prionailurus viverrinus isolate Anna chromosome E1, UM_Priviv_1.0, whole genome shotgun sequence genomic DNA contains:
- the MED31 gene encoding mediator of RNA polymerase II transcription subunit 31 encodes MAAAVAMETDDAGNRLRFQLELEFVQCLANPNYLNFLAQRGYFKDKAFVNYLKYLLYWKEPEYAKYLKYPQCLHMLELLQYEHFRKELVNAQCAKFIDEQQILHWQHYSRKRMRLQQALAEQQQQNNAAGK; translated from the exons ATGGCCGCGGCCGTCGCTATGGAGACAG ATGATGCTGGAAATCGACTTCGGTTTCAGTTGGAGTTGGAATTCGTGCAGTGTTTAGCCAACCCCAATTACCTTAATT TTCTTGCCCAAAGAGGTTACTTCAAAGACAAAGCTTTTGTTAATTATCTTAAGTACTTGCTTTACTGGAAAGAACCAGAATATGCCAAGTATCTAAA GTACCCACAGTGTCTGCACATGCTCGAGCTGCTTCAGTACGAGCACTTCCGCAAGGAGCTGGTGAACGCTCAGTGCGCCAAGTTTATCGACGAGCAGCAgattctgcactggcagcactaTTCCCGGAAGCGGATGCGCCTTCAGCAAGCCCTGgcggagcagcagcagcagaataaCGCAGCGGGAAAGTGA
- the TXNDC17 gene encoding thioredoxin domain-containing protein 17, with translation MAGYEVVSVSGFEEFSRAVEQHRGKTIFAYFTGSKDAGGKSWCPDCVQAEPVVREGLKHVSEGCVFIYCQVGEKPYWKDPNNEFRKNLKVTAVPTLLKYGTPQKLVESECLQANLVEMLFSED, from the exons ATGGCCGGCTACGAGGTGGTGAGCGTGTCCGGCTTCGAGGAGTTCAGCCGGGCGGTGGAGCAGCACCGCGGCAAGACCATCTTCGCCTACTTTACCGGCTCCAAGGACGCCGGCGGGAAGAGCTGGTGCCCCGACTGCGTGCAGG CGGAGCCAGTCGTGCGAGAGGGGCTGAAGCACGTCAGTGAAGGATGTGTGTTCATCTACTGCCAAGTGGGAGAGAAACCTTA TTGGAAAGATCCAAATAACGAGTTCAGAAAAAACCTGAAAGTAACTGCGGTGCCTACACTCCTTAAATACGGAACA CCTCAAAAACTGGTGGAATCCGAGTGTCTCCAGGCCAACCTCGTGGAGATGTTGTTCTCCGAAGATTAA
- the LOC125151811 gene encoding collagen alpha-1(I) chain, translating to MSGAAGRCVGPSRPGRGRGRPWGKRGAAGAPRGRGAGRRATTSAWDTRCVSAERLRDCRRPRGRRAEADAAGAAGANGPEASETAGAAGSAEAAGDPGAVWVDGAVGEPQVVGPVGSVWVTGTGGEEDGAPYRSPRGCERKGRPGSMGHESILELWLKVQAMRAAAGCGEGSRVELHPVPAGEGPVDRGVPGRASWVETSRGGLTGPWVKGQARAMPRASGVSTGVGPGAGCERVPGLCGRGQAAGLLPGGVPGMVPYLLGRGQAAGWPTPVDRERGWGSAPGPWGRGQSLQVPGAPGPETVCGDTPGSWRGGQASRVLPDAVGAPGRVEEEASCAGALGAWRNGQAVEGMGSGGAPGTWGTGQPVGVPCAVEEEARCGGDPGFRERGQAVWVETGSGGDPGSWAAAHAAEACGPAELQVGPGGAPGLWSVEQGLGVPTALGRETGCGSIPGVWGTQQPVGAAVAGPGALGGQAGYGAAPGLWDGQRALGAPGVVAGDTGCGGVVSLWDGRQALGEQETLLPAALGAPGPAGQEAGPRDVSCLCRRRQAEGLPGAAVLPRHRCGPGGFARAPAAVPTAVWVSGSTCQDGGSRGGLSLCDGVSAALLPVAPEGPWSAGETAASAAFPGPWERGQAIGGPEAPGLAGQETGSGGVPRPWGRRPSAGASAAAPVPVAPRTPRPVREESTPGGVAGLWGERDTVQAPVDARGPSRVGLPPSAGMPGPTGERLGPGGPSGSLGGGQAAEMPGAEGVPTAAGAPGPMMANASCGDVSGVWGQRPVTEGPADGLWRRRASGLVPEAARVPLPLGVLAAVGVPAAGRVPAVVWVTGCAGEEAAEAAAGLPASRTPSAEGAGASWGEAGGRQAVGAPLAHGCGTRSWSCPRPPGEESHCENVPAASGTRGPVPPVAGQETGIGHFRGHPQQSGGAQAGGASAVRVRGSPLGEDRLRGAFS from the coding sequence ATGAGCGGGGCGGCGGGCCGCTGCGTGGGGCCCAGCCGGCCGGGGCGCGGGCGCGGGAGGCCGTGGGGGAAGAGGGGCGCCGCGGGGGCGCCGCGCGGCCGGGGAGCGGGGCGCCGGGCGACGACCTCGGCGTGGGACACGCGCTGCGTGAGCGCAGAGAGGCTGCGAGACTGTCGGCGGCCCCGGGGGAGGAGAGCGGAGGCCGACGcggccggggcggcgggggccAACGGGCCGGAGGCCTCGGAGACCGCCGGCGCCGCAGGCTCGGCGGAGGCCGCGGGGGACCCGGGCGCCGTGTGGGTGGACGGCGCGGTGGGGGAGCCCCAGGTGGTGGGGCCTGTCGGGTCGGTGTGGGTGACGGGCACCGGCGGGGAGGAGGACGGGGCGCCTTACCGGAGCCCCCGGGGCTGTGAGCGGAAAGGCCGCCCGGGATCCATGGGGCACGAGAGCATCCTGGAGCTGTGGCTGAAGGTGCAGGCTATGCGGGCGGCGGCGGGGTgcggggagggaagcagagtggaGCTCCACCCGGTGCCCGCGGGAGAGGGCCCGGTTGACAGGGGCGTCCCCggcagggcctcctgggtggaGACCAGCCGGGGTGGTCTCACGGGGCCCTGGGTGAAGGGACAGGCTCGGGCAATGCCCAGGGCCTCGGGAGTGTCCACAGGCGTTGGGCCCGGGGCGGGTTGTGAGAGGGTCCCAGGCCTGTGCGGGCGGGGACAGGCGGCTGGCCTGCTGCCTGGGGGTGTGCCTGGGATGGTGCCCTACCTGCTGGGGAGAGGACAGGCCGCGGGGTGGCCCACGCCTGTggacagggagaggggctgggggagtgCCCCTGGTCCGTGGGGCAGAGGGCAGTCCCTGCAGGTGCCGGGGGCTCCTGGCCCAGAGACCGTCTGTGGGGACACCCCGGGCTCATGGAGAGGAGGGCAGGCTTCGAGGGTGCTGCCTGATGCTGTGGGGGCGCCCGGCAGGGTGGAGGAGGAAGCCAGCTGTGCAGGTGCCCTGGGCGCGTGGCGGAACGGACAGGCCGTGGAGGGGATGGGGTCTGGGGGTGCTCCTGGCACGTGGGGCACTGGACAGCCCGTGGGGGTGCCTTGCGCTGTTGAAGAGGAAGCTAGATGTGGGGGTGACCCAGGATTCAGGGAACGGGGGCAGGCTGTGTGGGTAGAGACCGGCTCTGGAGGGGACCCGGGTTCCTGGGCAGCCGCACACGCCGCAGAGGCATGCGGTCCTGCCGAGCTGCAGGTGGGCCCTGGAGGCGCTCCAGGCCTGTGGAGTGTGGAGCAGGGCCTGGGGGTGCCCACGGCCCTGGGGAGGGAGACGGGCTGCGGGAGCATCCCTGGTGTGTGGGGGACCCAGCAGCCGGTGGGGGCAGCAGTGGCGGGACCAGGGGCCCTGGGAGGACAGGCGGGTTACGGGGCTGCCCCAGGCCTGTGGGACGGGCAGCGGGCCCTGGGGGCGCCGGGGGTGGTTGCGGGGGACACAGGCTGTGGGGGTGTTGTGAGCCTGTGGGACGGGAGGCAGGCTCTGGGGGAGCAGGAGACCCTGCTGCCCGCAGCGTTGGGGGCACCCGGGCCTGCGGGTCAAGAGGCCGGCCCCAGGGACGTGTCTTGTCTGTGCagaaggagacaggcagaggggcTGCCTGGGGCCGCAGTCCTGCCCAGGCACAGGTGCGGCCCGGGGGGGTTCGCGAGGGCGCCTGCGGCCGTGCCCACCGCCGTGTGGGTGTCCGGCTCCACGTGCCAGGACGGTGGCTCTCGAGGTGGCTTGAGCCTGTGCGACGGCGTCTCTGCTGCCCTGTTACCTGTGGCTCCCGAGGGGCCGTGGTCTGCGGGGGAGACTGCGGCTTCTGCAGCTTTCCCAGGCCcgtgggagagggggcaggccATCGGGGGTCCTGAAGCGCCCGGGCTTGCGGGGCAGGAGACGGGTTCTGGGGGTGTGCCGAGACCTTGGGGACGGAGACCGAGTGCAGGGGCGTCTGCCGCTGCCCCGGTGCCCGTGGCTCCCAGGACGCCCCGGCCGGTCCGGGAGGAGTCCACCCCCGGGGGTGTCGCAGGCctgtggggggagagggacacGGTGCAAGCACCCGTAGACGCCAGGGGTCCCTCACGGGTGGGGCTGCCCCCCAGCGCCGGGATGCCTGGGCCCACGGGGGAGAGGCTGGGCCCGGGGGGCCCCTCCGGCTcgctgggaggggggcaggctgCTGAGATGCCTGGGGCCGAGGGGGTGCCCACGGCGGCGGGGGCCCCCGGGCCGATGATGGCCAATGCCAGCTGTGGGGATGTCTCGGGCGTGTGGGGACAGAGACCGGTGACGGAGGGACCTGCGGATGGCCTGTGGAGGAGAAGAGCCAGCGGGCTGGTCCCTGAGGCTGCCAGGGTGCCCCTGCCTTTGGGGGTGCTCGCGGCTGTGGGGGTGCCCGCAGCGGGGCGCGTGCCTGCCGTGGTGTGGGTGACTGGGTGTGCCGGGGAAGAAGCCGCCGAGGCTGCTGCCGGCCTCCCAGCGTCCAGGACGCCGTCTGCGGAGGGAGCTGGGGCTTcgtggggggaggcgggaggcagaCAGGCAGTGGGGGCGCCTCTTGCCCACGGGTGCGGGACCCGGTCCTGGAGCTGCCCGCGGCCCCCAGGGGAAGAGAGCCACTGTGAGAACGTGCCTGCGGCCTCAGGGACAAGAGGCCCTGTGCCCCCGGTTGCAGGGCAGGAGACGGGCATCGGCCATTTCAGAGGTCACCCGCAGCAGAGTGGGGGGGCACAGGCCGGAGGAGCGTCTGCAGTGAGGGTCCGGGGGAGCCCTTTGGGGGAGGACAGGTTGAGGGGGGCCTTCTCATAG